The Dehalococcoidales bacterium genomic interval GAAGAGGTGCCAGGCATGAGTTTAATCCCGCCGGCTACCGGAACTATAAAACCGGCCCCTCCGTAAGTAAGTATATCGCTTACCGGTAATTCCCAACCAACCGGGCGGCCTTTTATTTGTGGGTCGTGGGACAGGCTAAGGTGGGTTTTAACCATGCATACGGGGAAGTTTCGCATTGTCTCTTCTTTTTCCAGTCTTTCAATTTTACTCATTG includes:
- a CDS encoding formate--tetrahydrofolate ligase, producing MSKIERLEKEETMRNFPVCMVKTHLSLSHDPQIKGRPVGWELPVSDILTYGGAGFIVPVAGGIKLMPGTSSDPAYRRIDVDTETGKVKGLF